Proteins found in one Isachenkonia alkalipeptolytica genomic segment:
- a CDS encoding threonine/serine exporter family protein, producing the protein MEEITRKKMLVLALFAGEIMLKNGGETYRVEDTITRLCKSRGFKYVESIVTPTGIYISVDHPDEAGKEGPMHSFIKRIKNRQINLEKVAKVNDFSRRFVQEGLTLQEGMKNLKEIEKSPPPFTKYQVAFFGGVTSSFFILLLGANFLEFLSAFAATIFVTYTITILAEKDFASFTIHLVGGALAAALAILLGQLHPEISINRVIIGEIMVMVPGVAITNGVRDSIAGDLISGMARAGEALIVAIAIAFGVGFVLNLWTFFGGGL; encoded by the coding sequence TGGTACTGGCCCTATTCGCCGGAGAGATCATGCTGAAAAACGGAGGGGAAACCTACCGGGTGGAGGATACCATTACAAGACTTTGCAAATCCAGGGGATTTAAGTATGTAGAGAGCATCGTTACCCCTACGGGGATCTACATTTCCGTGGACCATCCCGATGAAGCGGGAAAAGAGGGGCCGATGCACTCCTTTATCAAGCGGATTAAAAACCGGCAAATCAATCTGGAAAAAGTGGCCAAGGTCAATGACTTCTCAAGACGGTTTGTCCAGGAAGGGCTGACCCTTCAGGAGGGTATGAAAAACTTAAAAGAGATAGAAAAGAGTCCGCCCCCCTTTACCAAGTATCAGGTGGCATTTTTCGGCGGGGTGACCAGCAGTTTTTTCATTTTATTACTGGGGGCAAATTTCCTGGAGTTTCTAAGTGCCTTTGCGGCCACAATTTTTGTTACATACACCATTACGATTCTGGCGGAAAAGGATTTCGCAAGCTTTACCATTCACCTGGTGGGGGGAGCCCTGGCCGCGGCACTGGCCATCCTGCTGGGACAACTGCATCCGGAAATCAGTATTAATCGGGTGATTATCGGGGAAATTATGGTCATGGTTCCCGGAGTGGCCATCACCAACGGGGTTCGGGACTCCATCGCCGGGGACTTAATCTCGGGGATGGCCCGGGCGGGGGAGGCGTTAATTGTAGCCATAGCCATTGCCTTCGGCGTAGGATTTGTTTTGAATTTATGGACTTTTTTTGGGGGAGGATTATAA